ATCTGATACACATTAATCTGTTAATGGATGAATGAACTGTACGCACATCATTTGTGTTAAATGGAATTTCTTGCACTGTAAGTTGCGTTAATTAATTGCTATCCTCATCAGTAGTTCAGCAGTGGCTTCAGGTGAACATGAACATCCTGCAAGTCCTGGGACTCCTACAGCTGCTGGCTGTACCTGCTTTTACAGTGAGTTTTTTTATGTTAACAATATTAATAGCATTGTATTATTACAGATTCATATCAACAGTACCTTATGACACAGGAAAAtattcctttgattttttttttttttaagtggtaaatgatttattttctgATGTGCAAGCATGATTAGTTCAATGTGTCACAGAACaggtttgtaaaaatgttgtgtaatgTATTAGTGTGAGTTTGTGGCtaaatgctattttttttagTGCGTCTTGCATGCTTTTAGTGTGTGAGTTAGGGATTTGTGTCGGGTCCTGATGTCCCATGTGGGAGCACAACATGTTCCAGAGCCTGACTTTGAGTTTCTCTTATTTGTTTAGTTGACACGTTCGACCCACGACTACTGGGGTGAGTTTGGAGCCTATGGACCCTGCAGCCGCAGCTGTGGCACAGGGGTGGCAGTGAGAACCAGGAAATGTATTACTTCAAGGTAGGGCAAAGAAATGCAtgtaagtaaagtaagtaaagagCCTCATATTCATATTCATTGCTACTGTGTTTTGAATACATGAACTCAAGGTAATTTTGTATTAATTTGTAACATTACAAAAGACTATTCTTatatcttttttaatttgtgtctttttttaacaCTTGAGTGTGCAAATGCCACTTATTTCATTTCCTTCTGCAGGACAGATGGTGGCCATAACTGCATTGGATCCTCCAAATCATTCCGCACCTGCAATACACATGTAATTATCCTTTAAACCCATTTTAAAATACttgcacaaagagaaaacagatagTATCTTGTTTAAATGTTCGACTTCCTGTCATGCAGGAATGCCCGGTGAGCTCAAGGGATTTCAGGGAGGAGCAGTGCTCCCAGTTTGACAGAATGGACTTTAATGGAAAACGCTACACGTGGTTGCCTTATTATGGAGGTACATGTACAATATGTACAACAATATTACATAAATTTGAGTGTTTTTAACTCAGGTTTGTGACTCCCTTACCTTTTCTAGCAGCTAATCCATGTGAGCTCAACTGTGTCCCAAGAGGAGAGGATTTCTTTTACAGACACAGAACTGCAGTGGTAGATGGGACCCTGTGCTATGTGGGCCGCAGTGATATCTGTGTGGATGGCGTCTGCAGGGTGAGATTTGGAGCTGCAGATTAGAATTATGCATGTAACTCTTACTTAGTTTGAATATTTGGGTTTCAATGTACCAAATGATCCAAGAGCAGGGTCTTATAATAATGAATCTAAATAAGGTTGAAAGATCAGCtgtatattttttacttttaaagatGCAGATTATTCAAAGCAAAgaagttttttctttattgctaACTTTTGTTTGTCAGccagatttagaaaaaaaaaaaagattgttgaaGTTAAAGGTAGAAAAAGAATACATAAGATATTTCTATTGTTATCCTTAAAGTGGAAACTAGGCCCCTGTCTTTGAGGGTGGATGCAgtcttttagttttcttttagtCATAGAGAATTTTACTCTCCTAAAAGGGGATTTATAGGACTATCTTTTCACTTTTGTAATACCtgttggttcttttttttatagttaTTTCCTGAtaatttgtcttttcttttttttttagatactGACCCGTGGAGAGTTTATGGGCTTGGATGAAGACACTAACTCAGTACACTCTTCTGCTccagttgttgttgctgctccTCATCCAAGAGAGACATTCACATATGTCTATAGAGCTAGTGTGTTTGGCGAGTGCTCTACCTCGTGCAATAGAGGCATGCAGCATCGTAGTGTGGAGTGTGTAGTTGAGGACCCAGTGAACCCCCGTGTGGTCGACGAGACTTACTGCATTGCCCAGCGCCTGCAACGGCCACCGAGTCAGCAGGCCTGCAACATGCATCCATGTACTGCAGAGTACAGCGTGTCCAGCTTCAGTGTGGTATGTTGCCTACAGTTAAAAACTATCATATTTGAACTATCCTAATGATATGAAACAGAATGAAAGCAGGATTTATGGTATTTAAGTTGATAGTATTTAAGGTAATATTAATCCGACTATGATTTTCAAATCtgtaaaaacagagaaacacactAGTTATGTCTACTTAGACCATCTTtgccatttaatttttttttttttgctctaacAGTGTTCACTGATACAACATTTATCTTGGATAGAGTATGACCTTGTTCATATATGATTATTACACTGCTTGTATTTATCAACTCAAATCAGTTAAAAATATTAACTAAGTTGTTGCATTTGATGGTCAGTGTTCAGCGACCTGTGGAGAAGGACAGCAGACAAGGGAAGTTGTTTGCGTTGGACCAGGAGGCGAACATCTGCCTGATCATGCATGTAGTGGACTGGTTCGACCTCCTTCTGTCCAGGCCTGCCGCAGACCTGCCTGTTACACACGCATAACCTGGCATATGACAGAGTACGGCCTGGTAAGAAaacataaagcaaaaaaaagctttaactGTTATTTCCCTTTCCGCGTTACTATCTTTGTTTATCTTGCAGTGTTCGAGAagttgtggtggtggtgtgagGGAGAGGAGAGTTGCCTGTTTTGACACTGATTTGAACCCCTACCCTGAAGATCGTTGTGGGTTAGCTCACAGACCACATTCTGTGGAGGAATGCAACACGCAGCCCTGCCCTGGGGTGCAAAGTGAGTGACATCTGAATGCAGCAAGTTCTGataatttttacttttatttatttatttatttattttatatggtCAACCTTGTTTCTTTTCCAGCGGTCCCAAGTGTGCAGGACCCAAGGCCAGGTGGAAGCACTATTAGAGGATTTGTGCCCCATATTCCAGAAGAACCTTCAGGTATGAAGAGTGCAATTTGCGGAAATGTTACCATCTTTCTTTGCATGGTTGAGCATGCAATTTCTTTATATGTGGCACTACAACATAAGATCACCCTTGTCTGTAATAGAACCTCATAGAATCATATCatcccaatagagcacttttctctcagactgcaggcttgcTTGTGGTTTctagagtttttaaaagcagaatgggaggcagagccttcagcatTCAggtcccagtttggatttgggggAAGTTTACTTTTAAGACCAAGCTCAAAATGCTCTTTTTTAATGAAGCTTATAGTTGAGACTGGATTGGCTGACCCAGAAGCAGATCGTAGCTATACTGCTATAGGGCACAAACTGCTTCAGGAACTTGAAGCAGTTTTAGTCCTCTTTTAGTCCTGTCTCTATGCTCTTACCCACTATTGCAAAATGGTTGTTCATATGGAGTTGTTTGATTTTAGGGGTTTGCCTTATAGTACAAAGCTCCTTCATGCATTTTTTCTTGTGATTTGGTACTACTGAATTGAACTAATTTGAACTGAACTGATATTACAGTGCTGAATAATGAATTAATGAATATTTAGAGACACTCACCCACACAGACATAGCAGTGTTTCACAACTCAGAGTGCATTTTATATATGTGAAATCAAAgccattgtaaaaaaaaaaaaagtttgttaagttaaggcgcGGACAGTAATTTTAGTATTGTAACACAGTTGAGGTTTCTTCACGCAATAAAGATAATGTACGCTTTCGGCATGTTGTAATTGTTGCTGTCTAGACTATGACTGTGCTGCCCTCCCATTGCCTTCTTGTATTTCATAGACAAACAGAAAATTCCCAACTTGTTTTAGCCTAATTTCCAACTTAGATAACTGGAGGTAAGCCACAAGCTCAAACACAGACATTTCTTTTTGCTTCTACGAAGCGTTTTCTGTATtataaaagttgttttttttgttttgttttttataaaaacaacaacaataaacttTTCATGACTAATCTTTTATTACCTACAAagaatgacctggatgactgagaacctacacagacttATTAAGGAATGTTATTCAACAGcttttaaaagtagaaaggAATGCACGCATATAGTATATTTGACCTCATTCGTTTACTTGCTTCAGTTTCAAGGCCAGCTACAAACACTGTGTATGACCCTTACCCTAATGAGGTGAGACCTCACTGTACGCAGTCGCCTTACGGCTGCTGTCCTGATGGCCGTACCTCTGCCACGGGGCCCAGGAACCAGGGCTGCTCACAAGAAGACTGTGTCCGCACTAGGTAACATGAGTACCTCTAAACACTAGTTTGCAGAAAATGCAGATGAAAGTGATGTGAAAGTGTTGAGGAATTTTCCCCCCATTttcaaactgaaattaaaaaagaaaaatcatcgtCTCTGTTTTAGGTATGGCTGTTGTTTGGATGGGGTGACACCGGCTCGAGGATTCGGACAGGCTGGGTGTCCTGAGTACCAGACTGTGGTAGGAATCACATTATTAACTGATTTTATGAGCCAGTCACAGTTAACTTTTCTGAATAATATAACAGCTGTGTATATAAATCTGGTCATGACCTTCACtaagtaacaaagtatttgccAAGTTTACTAAATTTGAGTGTTCACCAAAAAGATAAGGTCAAATAGAAACACTACAGGGATAAAATATCATGTGTTTTTAGAGCATTATTCACAATAACAACCATAAGAAAGTATCTTTGTCTCTGCAAAACAATTATATAATCATATATGTAACGCTTAATATTTCTTTcaccatttaaaatgtctaacaATTGCAGCTCTTTTTCTGCAGACCACACTACAAATATAATGTATATATTGCTTTGTTTTCTCCTATATCAGCAGCACCCATCACCCACTCCTCCATCCACTGGCAATTTGTGCTCCCTGCCTCGTGATGAGGGCCCCTGTGAAACCTGGACGGTCCGGTTCTGCTATAATCCTGCCACTGCCAAGTGTACCGAGTTCTGGTATGGAGGCTGCCAGGGCAATCCCAACAACTTTGCGTCCCTGGAGGCATGCCAACGAGAGTGTGGAGGTGTGGCGAGGGTGCCTGTATCCACACCTCCAAGAGAAACTACAAGGAGAGTGACACTCAGGGACCTTCTGAGAGCAAGGCCATAACCACACATGCCACTGATATCTCCAAAAGTGCCCAGTCATGCTCCCTGTTTGAAGAAAATCAAGTGATTTTGGTACACAAATGTAGCCTATAGTATATActccaaataaagaaaaaaaagaataacaaacCACATTacatatttcatttaaaaatatgatttacCATCACAAATATTATAGCTCTTGGTCCTGGTTTCACTgtctttcagtttgtttttgtgatcTCCACTATGTCAGTGTATGTGTTTTTGCCCTGTAGGTcgagattaaaacaaaaaaaataatttcattgtAATTACTCAAATTAAATCATATATCCAATTAATAAATTTTCAGCTATGTTgtaattttgaaagaaaaaaagctttatttgCATCTTCATTTCTTGTAGGGCATCATTACTGACATGTCAATACACGAGCAGGATAATAGTAAAAGCTACTCAGAGGTACTCCCAAGTccacaaggggtcaccacaaCAGCTAGCTCCACTTGTATGCTGGATGTCTTTCCTGATGCAGACCTGAAGGGTTTTGTGTGTCCTCCCAGGGATGAACCAGAGATCTCTCTATGTTAAGTGAATGTGTAAACAGCAAAACAATATAATAACtacaatttaaatttaaaaattttcCGCATGAAATAATTAGCAAGTGAGTTCACAAACTCATTAGAAAAGTCATTTATTGGGGGGGCCGTTTTCCCACAAACTTCTGTACAACCACAAGTCTTTTATGCAGGAGACTTGCAGGGGCTGACAAAGCTTTCAGCCCCTACTGGCCATTAAAAGTAAGGCAGCTTTAGAGCGCTTCTCTGCTGGCTACACTTTTCAGATGCACAACCTGGGTCCATTTAAATAATGTCtatgataatttaaaaaagagaatttagaaaaaataatGTGTACCTTTACAAACAAAGTctgctgaaaaaaaatcaccttttAATCATTACTGTGGCATTATcggacttttattttgaagcaaaAACTATACTTTGAAGGGACTCGATTTTACAACCGGAAGAGGTCTTTTTCACTTCCCCTAAATTTCTTTTAGACCAAACAGCTACATCGCACGGGGTTCTGAGAAGTTACTCTGAATACgagtttttttcagttttgcatAGCCAGTAAATAGCGAGGCTTTGCGTTGAAAACAGAGATGGtaagtgtgttttattttacatcTAAAGAGCTAATAATTCTCAGTTTAGGCCACACTAGCTTGTGCTAATCACACACAGCTAAGCTAATAAGCTTCGAGGCTAACGCTTTGCTATTCTTATCAAACACGCATTTTTGCCCACCGCTTCGTTGTTTCTTAAAACGTAATTTCACCATCTAATCaaattacatatttttattaatgtgAGATGTGGCTGAAGTAACGTTAAGGTGGATGTTTTGTAAAAGACTGATGAAGTCGGTGGTCTGCAGCTGAATGACCATCCTTACACTGGAGTTGGAAAATGTCTGGGCAGAAGGTTACACAAGTCTCAAACTCGCAAAAAACTCGCATCAGCTGCCCAATTAAGGTGATTTGGTTTGACACGGAGAAACTACGTGGTGGTGTGTATTAAACATTATCAATCATTTTACAGTCGCACACAATTTTGCTTGTCCAACCAACCAAGAGACCAGAGGGCCGCACATACGCTGACTATGAGTCAGTTAATGAATGCATGGAGGGTGAGTctgtttaatgttttcattcataaaTCATctcgagttttttttttaaatatttactttcaGTGTAACAAGTAGTAGTAGCAGATGCAATTTTATTGAATTCGTCATCTATTGTGATTCCTCATTCTTTTTAAGGATATTTTTCTCATAGTAAATACATACAAATTATAAGCCAGTGAATAATAAATTCATCCTAGTACCAAGTATTGTCTGTGTATGGGATTATGTGGTTCAGCTTAATTtgtgaaaaaaccccaaaacaaaacagactggCAGTAATCACTTTCTAGTTTCTGGAAAGAAAACATgagaaaagactttttttttttttaaattatgtgacTCTCTTTAAACTATGGACTCAGGAaacataaaattcatttttcTAAGTCAACATCCTTTTCATATAGCACAAAAAACGTGTAAACTTGTGATTActataaaagtttaaaaataacaacaaagaaaCTTAATAAAAAATTAGGAATACAAAgggttttaaatctttttttgaaTGTAGACGCAGCTCTAATTGACCTCAGGTCAGCAGGCAGCTTGTCCCAAAGAACAGGATGACTGTGACTGAAAGCACTCTCAGCAAACTGACTAAAAGTATACACTGGAAACCATTTGCAATGATATGGCAACCAGAGACcatagaaagttatatattttgtaacttCTATCGCCTGTGAGTGAAATAACTGCTGGCGAGCCAAAGTGGGCAGAACAGGCGGCAAGCGACTGAAGAGACTACCTATGAGAGCGAAGAATAGTGTTGCTTGACACATGACCTGCTAGTAAATAAATTACAGGGTCACCTAATTTGAGCCTGGAATATCCAAAACCAACCGTCTGGCAGCTTCAAAGCAATGTGTGATGGATGGTTCAGTGTGTTTGCGGCTTTACGCTAATGGGTTTTGAACTGCAGTTGAGCTCTATTGAACAGAGATTATTGGTATGATATTCAGAACTGACTGTGATAAAAATGCATACATTTACTCAAGTTATGCATTCCGTAGTAATGGGGTTATCATATACCTTTAATGCCTTTATTATCTGTAAAGTAAGAGGTGTTTACaattgtgttgtgtgtcttGAACTGCAGTATACACTTTTCAGATTCAGACTACCgtattaatcccagaggaaattatgtggtcaCAGTTGCTTCAAGACAGTAATAATAGTAAATAACAGATTACCGTACCAGTTAAATACAAGATATTTCAAAATAGCTCTAATAAATACAGATACAAATACAGCAAGTGATGCcaaaggtttgtttgttttcacttaTTACTTTATTCCCTTTATTAGGGCCTCTTTATCTTGTCTTTCTCTTTCAGTGATTACTGTACACCATACAGTCTCTGTAAATTACTGTTGTTTTTTGCTATTTTAACTTTTTCCTGTGGAttgcattttttgttgttgttgtttttgcttccATTCAGCATGTCATGTGCCTCTTCCCCAGGTGTTTGCAAAATGTATGAAGAGCATCTCAAGAGGATGAATCCAAACAGTCCCTCCATTACTTATGACATTAGTCAGTTGTTTGACTTTATTGATGACTTGGCAGATCTGAGCTGTCTTGTGTAAGTATAATTAGCTGTGTATGAATTTGAATGCAACACAACATTCCCTTTGGATGCATTGGTCACGtttcaataaaatattttactttttatacaGATACAGAGCTGACACTCAAACATATCAACCATACAACAAAGACTGGATAAAGGAGAAGATATACGTCCTCTTACGGCGTCAGGCTCAGCAAGCAGCAAAGTCAGTTTGACAGGGGGAATTCTTTCATATTGTACCAAACATGAGGAAGAGAGATTGGGAAAAATTTGGGGATGTGAAAAAATTTGGGgattttctttttggaaatgtCATCCTTggcagcatgtgtgtgtatttgtaattTGTAACGCAaagcccttttcagacatggTTCCACCACTGTGCTTAAGTGACGGCATTTTTTCCATTCAGGCCACTTTTTGCAGCTTCATTCAGACATGCAAGCTCTTTTCACACGTGCACTGCAGCCTGATGTCTTTCTTGACATTACCTGAGAGAGGTGCATGTAAGAACACAAAGGTGTGATGCAGTTGGATTGGACATTAAATGGATTTCAGCCAGGAACAAAATTCATGTAATGTGCATAGGAACTTAGTAGTCATATTGTGTCCTTTCTATAGGATATTGTGCAGCTCCCTCACCTAAACCACATGGAAGGCTTGCTTTTGTGTTACATGTGAGAAAGAACTTTACACAATGTCCTGATATGCCTGTTCCAACATTTTAAGTTTGTGTGTGAAAACGGCTATACTGGCAACTGTGGCAAAAGTGTCATTGATCTCGCAGGACATTTGCCATGCATGAATTAATTAGTATTCATTACCTTTTGGAAGTAATACATAAAAAAACTGATGAGGTTAGGCATTTAATTATGAATCTGACATGTGCCATCAGAGGAATAAAAAAGACTACATGTATGAAAagggcttcttttctttttctttgtaaagACTACATTGCCCATTTAACAAAGGGAATGTTTTCACATCATTTTTATTGGCAAAAGAGGTTTGGAATAAATGGGgtgaaattgtacattttgggCTTTATACTGAAAAATTGGGTCATGGTTGGGAACCTGCATGTTTAACTTGTTACACTATGATGGGAAGAATGGAGAAATACTCCACGGGgtagaaaaactttttttgtgtgtggttttCAGTTTCCCTAAAAGTTATgtgaattttatttcattttttcctgGGTGGTTGAATTTCAAGACGTTGTGGACTTTGAAAGCAGCCGTTTTATTTTTGAAGTAGATCAGTGGCTGAAGACTGATGATCACATGACGACCCAGGAGATTTGTTACTATAATTAATGGACGTTTTTGAGTTTTCATTATGTTTTAAAAGCCCACCATTGTGATTTATAACGTTTTTGTAATCCTGCTGTTTTGCATAACATATGATTTCAACTCTccgtttctgttttcttttattgaaACAAAATAAACGATTGTTTCTGACTGGTGTCCACTCATGTATATGCGACCATTAGTGCGATGAACACTGAATTTTTATGCACAATGATAGTGTGGCTGGCAGGTAAGTATCGCAAAAGTTAGACCCATTCATGCTGGACGTGGCCTCaagttcagtttattttctctgttactgtctctttaaatgtgGCGGGCTGCCCTGTTGTTGCCGTGCTGGAAACCCCGTACTGACTGTGAAGGGACCCAAGATGGCTGAATACTCACGGGGGGCACTTAGCAATTATCTGAGCAAGACATCGGCAATGAATGGCAAATAGCAGTATAATGTAAAGCGTAACCTTCAAGTAATTATACGACTCCAGTTTGTTGGTTTGCACAGTTTTGGGGATGCATGAGTAAGAGTAAGGAGAGAGTGGTCTCTCCGCGGCCCCGAGCCAGAACATGGCGGAACACTTGGGGAAGAAATAGCAGCTAACGTTAGCTAGCTGGCGTATTATTTAAAGAAGAATAGAAACATTGTTCCAGGCTTTAAACTGGTGTCTGTTGTCCGCAAGTATAAAGTAATGTTATCGACAGCTAACTCTAGTTAATCTGCTTCAAATGGTAGTTTAACATTGAATATGTGGAGCATAGGTACTTAGCGTACTAGCTAGCGAGTTAACTCGTAAGGGTTGATAGCTAACGTTACCTGTAAGCGTACAAACTGTACATATAAGCAGGAGTGTTTCGTGAGCCAGTCATCGTAACATCTGCTTCTTTTTCAGTACTCTGTTCTCAGCTGTACATTGTAGTGACATTCATTGTTTTGTCGTTTAACGCGTAAGCTAACGACGTCCTCCGCTCTTTAATTTTGTCGTTAGCTTCCTACAATGGTTTGTACGCGGGTTCTGCGTGGCGCCTTGCCTATAGTGCTGGTAGTGTAAGTTTTGAGGCAGCTCGTCAAGAAATGCGAGATATTGCAGTAGTAATTTTAACAACTATTGCGGAATCCTGCTGGAAACTTGTTGAGGTGTTCCACTTTTAAGTTGCTTTTTAGAACTTATCCTAAGTGACCCCCCGCCGCTTCATATTTAGTTAATACTCTTGTAGAAGTGAGCGGCTGTAAAAAGTGAATTGAAGTTGTGGCGTTACTAGGTGAAGAAGGCACCCCGTAAAAGGCCCGGAAGGGGAGAACGGGTTACAAGAAACTGCCAGGATGACGGACACTCGTCGGCGAGTCAAAGTCTATACCCTCAATGAGGACAGACAGTGGGATGACCGTGGGACCGGGCACGTCTCGTCGGGCTATGTGGAGCGCTTGAAAGGCACGTCTCTCCTGGTGCGAGCAGAGAGCGATGGTAAGCGAACATAGGAATGCCACACGATTATTGTAGTAGCTCagttattacaaaaaaaacaatacattcCGCACTCATTCTAACCACCTGTATCACCTGAAATTTGCACACGTATTACTTGTTTGAAGCAAATGCAGTAACCTACAATTTTGGGCTACCTTTGTTTTAAACCTGACAGGTTCCCTTCTGCTGGAGTCCAAAATTAACCCAAACACAGCCTACCAGAAACAACAGGTCAGTACATAACATGATgaacatacaaaactgattccccccccccccgcccccccatTCTGCTCTGTTTATTGTAAATTGGCTTcgtttttcttttgaaaaggaCACATTGATAGTGTGGTCAGAGGCTGAAAATTATGATCTAGCACTCAGTTTCCAGGAGAAGGCTGGCTGTGATGAAATCTGGGAGAAAATATGCCAGGTTAGTGTACTtaatttgtgtgggtttgaGTTTTTTAGCTCCATTAGTTTGTGGGTTTGATGCTATTTGTGTTCCTGGTGATTCCTTATGTAGTTACATCCTAAGGTGCTAATATGTTTGCCTGCACTTATGTTTTATTGTTAAGGTGCAGGGAAAGGACCCTTCAGTTGACATCACACAGGATGTGGTGGACGAATCGGAGGAGGAGCGTTTTGATGACATGTCATCCCCAGGTTTGGAATTACCACCATGCGAACTGAACCGTTTGGAGGACCTGGCCGAGCTGGTGGCCTCTTCTCTCCCATCACCACTGCGGCGTGAAAAACTAGCACTGGCTGTGGAGAATGAAGGCTATATTCGCAAGCTCCTGGAATTGTTCCGTGTTTGTGAGGATTTGGAGAACAGAGAGGGACTGCACCACCTGTATGAAATAATGAAAGGCATCTTCCTGCTGAATCGTACTGCACTCTTTGAGGTGATGTTCTCTGATGAGTGCATAATGGACGTCATTGGTTGCCTGGAGTTTGACCCAGCACTCCCGCAGCCAAGGCGGCATCGTGAGTTTCTCACTAAAACAGCCCGGTTTAAGGAGGTGAT
The genomic region above belongs to Pelmatolapia mariae isolate MD_Pm_ZW linkage group LG15, Pm_UMD_F_2, whole genome shotgun sequence and contains:
- the paplnb gene encoding papilin b, proteoglycan-like sulfated glycoprotein; translation: MNILQVLGLLQLLAVPAFTLTRSTHDYWGEFGAYGPCSRSCGTGVAVRTRKCITSRTDGGHNCIGSSKSFRTCNTHECPVSSRDFREEQCSQFDRMDFNGKRYTWLPYYGAANPCELNCVPRGEDFFYRHRTAVVDGTLCYVGRSDICVDGVCRILTRGEFMGLDEDTNSVHSSAPVVVAAPHPRETFTYVYRASVFGECSTSCNRGMQHRSVECVVEDPVNPRVVDETYCIAQRLQRPPSQQACNMHPCTAEYSVSSFSVCSATCGEGQQTREVVCVGPGGEHLPDHACSGLVRPPSVQACRRPACYTRITWHMTEYGLCSRSCGGGVRERRVACFDTDLNPYPEDRCGLAHRPHSVEECNTQPCPGVQTVPSVQDPRPGGSTIRGFVPHIPEEPSVSRPATNTVYDPYPNEVRPHCTQSPYGCCPDGRTSATGPRNQGCSQEDCVRTRYGCCLDGVTPARGFGQAGCPEYQTVQHPSPTPPSTGNLCSLPRDEGPCETWTVRFCYNPATAKCTEFWYGGCQGNPNNFASLEACQRECGGVARVPVSTPPRETTRRVTLRDLLRARP
- the erh gene encoding enhancer of rudimentary homolog codes for the protein MSHTILLVQPTKRPEGRTYADYESVNECMEGVCKMYEEHLKRMNPNSPSITYDISQLFDFIDDLADLSCLVYRADTQTYQPYNKDWIKEKIYVLLRRQAQQAAKSV